The Lactobacillus sp. ESL0680 DNA segment TTACTGGCGGTCTTGATACGGTCGCCTTTCGCTGCCCTGATGACCCGTTAACGCATGATTTAATTGCCAAGTTGGGTTATCCAATTGTTGGCCCATCAGCCAATACCTCAACTAAGCCTAGCCCGACAACGGCGCAACATGTGTATCATGACCTTAAGGGTAAAATCGCCGGTATCATTGACGGCGGTGCGACCAGAGTGGGTCTAGAATCAACAATTATTGACTTGTCGGTTGCAACTCCAGTTGTTTTACGTCCGGGTGAAATTACTCCAGAAGAATTAAGCACAGTTCTAGGTGAAGAAGTATTAATTAACACTGGCAAGGTAAGCGACAAGGATGTACCAAAGGCTCCAGGAATGAAGTACCGCCATTATGCACCAGCCGCATCTGTGACAGTCGTTGATGATGCAAAGAATTTTGCGCAGATTAATTTTGATGAAACAACCGGCGTCATGGCACTTGATTCTGAATTAGCCAAAATTACAATGCCAGATGAAAACAAATTTAGTTTGGGACAGAATCTAACCGATGCTGACCATCAATTATTTGGCGGTTTGCGCTATTTTGACGATAAAAAGAATATTAAGCAGATTTTTGTTCAAGGTTTCAGCGGCAGCGAAGCCACTTTGGCTTACATGAACCGGCTAAATAAGGCTGCTGCGGGGCACCATTATCAAGCAAAATAAAAAATACCTGCAAATGACTTTAAACCCGTTACTTTTTTGATTAAAATACTTGTTAAGTATAATTTATATTTTTAGGAGGAAATTATGGGCAAATTTACAGTTTTGGATCACCCATTGATTCAACACAAATTAACCATTATCAGACGTAAGGAAACGAGTTCCAATGAATTTCGCCGCATTGTTGGTGAAATTGGTGGTCTCATGACTTATGAAATCACCAGAGATTTGCCACTCAAGGATGTTGAGATTGAGACACCAATTGGTAAAACCACTCAAAAAGAAATTGCCGGTAAAAAGTTGACCATTGTGCCAATCTTACGTGCTGGTATGGGAATGCTAAATGGTGTGATGGAAATGATTCCGTCAGCTAAAGTCGGTGTCATTGGGATGTACCGTGATGAAGAAACTTTGAAGCCGCACGAATACTTCTGCAAGATGCCAAAGGATATTGCAGAACGTGAATGTTTGATTGTTGACCCAATGCTTGCAACTGGTGGCTCAGCTAACATGGCAATTGGCGCCTTGAAGAAGCGCGGCGTTAAAGATATTCGCCTAGCTGTTTTGGTTGCTGCACCAGAAGGTGTTAAGGCAATTCAAGAAGAAAACCCAGACGTTGATATTTATGCTGCAGCTGAAGATGAAGAATTATTGTCAAATGGCTACATTTTCCCAGGTCTTGGTGATGCTGGTGATCGGCTGTTTGGGACCAAATAATCCGCATTCGGTAAATTAATTATAGAATTCGCTTACAATTTTTCACAAAATTATTGTTTGGTGTTAATATTGTATGAGTGTTCGATAATTGAGCACAGGAAGGGAGGTCCGCGAAGTAATGGAGAAATCATTTGTTTTTAAATTTTTGGGCTTAAACTTTGATCTTACTGGGATCATTGGCTCAACTTTAATGGCAGCCGTGATTTTATTTGTCTGTATTTGGCTTTCACGTAAAGTTGAAATGAAACCAAACAAAAAGCAAAATGCGATAGAATATCTACTTGATTTTACAGATAACATTGTTAAAGATAATGTCGAAGATCAAGATGCGCAGAAGCATTTATCACTTTATGCTTTCGTTTTGTTTCTCTTTATCTGGTTTATGAACATGCTTGGTCTGTTCTTGGAAGTCAAAGCTGGCGACTATATGTTTGTCAAGTCGCCAACAGCTGACCCAGTGACGACAATGTCGTTTGCAATGATGACCTTGCTTCTATCATTTACGTTTGGAATACAAAAGTTCGGCGTTGGTGGATATTGGCGCAATTACGCAGCACCAGTTGGTTTTTTGTTCCCAATCAATATGATTGAGGAAATTACTAACTTTTTGACGTTGTCTTTGCGTTTATACGGTAATATCTATGCTGGTGAAGTTCTGTTAACGTTAATTGGAAATAGTTTAGCTCCAAGCTTTGGTATTTCTACGTTAGTCTTAGCTGCGCCGCTTGCAATGATTTGGCAAGGTTTCTCTGTCTTCATTGGCTCTATCCAAGCATATGTTTTCGTAACTTTGTCGATGGTTTACATTGGAAAAAAGGTTACAAAGGAATAATTTTTTGGAGGTTAAAATATGTCACAAGGTTTTAAATATATTGCTGCAGCAATTGCAGCCGGAATCGCTGCTTTAGCTGCTTCTTGGGGTAACGGAAAAGTTATTTCAAAGACTATTGAAAGCATGGCTCGCCAACCAGAAAGTGCCGGCAACTTGAGATCAACTATGTTTATCGGTGTTGGTTTGATCGAAGCCGTTCCTATCTTGGCAGTCGTTGTTGCATTCCTGATTCTCTTCCTTTAATTTTTACTAAAAAGATTTAGGTTGAAAAAGAGAGAAGGGCAGTAAATGACATTTCAAACTTTATTTGCAGCCTCAGGTCATATTTATCTTGGCAATACCCTTTGGTATTTAATTGTTTTTGCAATTTTGCTAGTGCTGGTTAAGCATTATGCTTGGGGACCAGTCTCCGACATGATGGAAAAACGGCGCCAAAAGGTAATTAATGATTTGGATTCGGCTGCAAGCGATCGTAAAAAAGCTGAAGTTTTAGCTAATGAACGTGAAGCTGCCTTGAAGAATTCAAGACAAGAGGCAACTCAGATTCTCTCTGATGCCAAGGCTAACGCGCAAAAGACAAGCAGCAAGATTGTGGCTGATGCCAATACTGATGCTGCTTCAATTCACGATAAGGCAAAAGCTGATGCTGCTCAAGCAAAGGCAGATGCTTTGAATGAAGCGCGTGGGCAAGTTGCAGATATTTCGGTAGCAATTGCTGAAAAGGTAATTGCTAAAAACTTATCTGCTGCTGACCAAAAAGATTTAGTCGATCAATTCATTAAGGGGCTGAATGAATAATGGCCTTAAGTAGAGAAGAAATAGCTGCACGTTATGGAACAGCACTGTTCGGCTACGCGCAGGATATGAATTCTTTGGATGCTGTTCATGCGGATTTACAGGAGTTGGCGCAAGCTGTTTCTGTTAATCCGCAGATCTTGAATGTTTTTAGTGATCCAATTTTTAATAGTGATGAAAAAAAGGCCTCACTTTCAGTTATTGAACAAGGTTTGAATGCTGAAGTGCAAAACTTTTTGAACTTTCTATTAGAATATGATCGTTTTGCGGACTTGCCTGATATTATTGATGAGTTTAATGATTTGTACGATCAGGCAAAAAAGATTACGTCAGGAACTGCAATTACTGCAGTTAAGCTTGATGATGCGCAACTAGCTGCTTTGAGTAATAGTTATGCGCAAAAATACGGCTTAAAAGATGTTCGTCTTAAAAATGAAGTAGACGAAAGCATCTTGGGCGGTGTAATCTTACGCATTGGTGACCGCTTAATTGACGGCTCCATTAAAAACAAGCTGAAAAAAATTCGCGTTCAGTTAATAAATAAAGATTAAAAGAGGTGAAACCATTGAGCATTAAAGCAGAAGAAATTAGCTCTTTAATCAAGCAGCAACTTGAGCACTATGATGACAAACTCGATATTGATGAAGTCGGGGTTGTAACTTACATAGGTGATGGTATCGCCCGGGCTCACGGACTAAACAATGTTTTGGCTAATGAGCTGTTGGAATTTGACAATGGTTCTTACGGAATTGCGCAAAATCTTGAATCCAACGATGTTGGTATCATTATTTTGGGTAATTTTGATGACATTCGTGAAGGCGATCAGGTCAAGAGAACTGGTCAAATCATGCGTGTTCCAGTTGGTGACGCATTAATCGGCCGGGTTGTTAACCCATTGGGTCAACCAGTCGATGGTTTAGGCGACATCAAGACTGATAAGACACGTCCAATCGAATCAAATGCTCCAGGTGTTATGGAGCGTCAGTCAGTTAACCAACCATTGCAAACTGGTATTAAGGCGATTGATGCATTGGTACCAATTGGTCGTGGTCAGCGTGAGTTAATCATTGGTGACCGTAAGACTGGTAAAACTAGTTTGGCAATTGACACCATTTTGAACCAAAAAGGGCAAGATGTTATTTGTATTTATGTCTTCATTGGTCAAAAAGAGTCAACTGTTAGAACTGAAGTAGAAACTTTAAAACGCTTTGGCGCAATGGATTATACTATTGTTGTTGAAGCTGGACCTAGTGAACCAGCACCGATGCTGTACATCGCGCCTTATGCTGG contains these protein-coding regions:
- a CDS encoding L-threonylcarbamoyladenylate synthase, with translation METKIFSEGQIDDAVKLLAAGELVAFPTETVYGLGAIATNEKSVKGVYAAKGRPSDNPLIVTVSDAEMMAKYAKEVPERAQKLIKHFWPGPLTILLFVKPGSLPSAVTGGLDTVAFRCPDDPLTHDLIAKLGYPIVGPSANTSTKPSPTTAQHVYHDLKGKIAGIIDGGATRVGLESTIIDLSVATPVVLRPGEITPEELSTVLGEEVLINTGKVSDKDVPKAPGMKYRHYAPAASVTVVDDAKNFAQINFDETTGVMALDSELAKITMPDENKFSLGQNLTDADHQLFGGLRYFDDKKNIKQIFVQGFSGSEATLAYMNRLNKAAAGHHYQAK
- the upp gene encoding uracil phosphoribosyltransferase, with the protein product MGKFTVLDHPLIQHKLTIIRRKETSSNEFRRIVGEIGGLMTYEITRDLPLKDVEIETPIGKTTQKEIAGKKLTIVPILRAGMGMLNGVMEMIPSAKVGVIGMYRDEETLKPHEYFCKMPKDIAERECLIVDPMLATGGSANMAIGALKKRGVKDIRLAVLVAAPEGVKAIQEENPDVDIYAAAEDEELLSNGYIFPGLGDAGDRLFGTK
- the atpB gene encoding F0F1 ATP synthase subunit A; amino-acid sequence: MEKSFVFKFLGLNFDLTGIIGSTLMAAVILFVCIWLSRKVEMKPNKKQNAIEYLLDFTDNIVKDNVEDQDAQKHLSLYAFVLFLFIWFMNMLGLFLEVKAGDYMFVKSPTADPVTTMSFAMMTLLLSFTFGIQKFGVGGYWRNYAAPVGFLFPINMIEEITNFLTLSLRLYGNIYAGEVLLTLIGNSLAPSFGISTLVLAAPLAMIWQGFSVFIGSIQAYVFVTLSMVYIGKKVTKE
- the atpE gene encoding F0F1 ATP synthase subunit C codes for the protein MSQGFKYIAAAIAAGIAALAASWGNGKVISKTIESMARQPESAGNLRSTMFIGVGLIEAVPILAVVVAFLILFL
- the atpF gene encoding F0F1 ATP synthase subunit B, producing the protein MTFQTLFAASGHIYLGNTLWYLIVFAILLVLVKHYAWGPVSDMMEKRRQKVINDLDSAASDRKKAEVLANEREAALKNSRQEATQILSDAKANAQKTSSKIVADANTDAASIHDKAKADAAQAKADALNEARGQVADISVAIAEKVIAKNLSAADQKDLVDQFIKGLNE
- a CDS encoding F0F1 ATP synthase subunit delta: MALSREEIAARYGTALFGYAQDMNSLDAVHADLQELAQAVSVNPQILNVFSDPIFNSDEKKASLSVIEQGLNAEVQNFLNFLLEYDRFADLPDIIDEFNDLYDQAKKITSGTAITAVKLDDAQLAALSNSYAQKYGLKDVRLKNEVDESILGGVILRIGDRLIDGSIKNKLKKIRVQLINKD